The following coding sequences lie in one Myxococcus xanthus genomic window:
- a CDS encoding MOSC domain-containing protein, translating into MTRLLSLRVGMPRELGVAGAASPLERPWTSAIFKEPVTEPVWLSRMGLAGDGQADRKVHGGPEKAVLAYPITHYDFWRERLARDDVGAGAFGENWVLSQGTEADVCIGDVLRVGGARVQVSQPRQPCWKPARRWGQRDLSLLIQQTGRTGWYYRVLEEGPVQEGDAVELLERPFPTFTVAFANHAMHGHAPEDAALMAECPLLTPSWRDSLRRRAQGNRGDDRPRLVGPNTAD; encoded by the coding sequence GTGACGCGCTTGTTGTCGCTGCGAGTGGGCATGCCCCGGGAGCTCGGCGTGGCCGGTGCCGCCTCGCCGCTGGAGCGGCCCTGGACCAGCGCCATCTTCAAGGAGCCGGTGACAGAGCCGGTGTGGCTGTCGCGCATGGGGCTCGCTGGAGATGGCCAGGCGGACCGCAAGGTCCACGGCGGCCCGGAGAAGGCAGTCCTCGCCTATCCCATCACGCACTACGACTTCTGGCGCGAACGTCTGGCGCGAGACGACGTCGGCGCGGGCGCCTTCGGTGAGAACTGGGTGCTCTCCCAGGGCACGGAAGCGGATGTCTGCATCGGAGACGTGCTGCGCGTGGGCGGCGCACGGGTGCAGGTATCCCAACCTCGCCAGCCCTGCTGGAAGCCCGCGCGCCGCTGGGGACAACGGGACTTGTCGCTGCTGATTCAGCAGACCGGGCGCACCGGCTGGTACTACCGCGTGCTGGAGGAAGGGCCCGTCCAGGAAGGCGACGCGGTGGAACTGCTCGAGCGGCCCTTTCCCACCTTCACCGTCGCCTTCGCCAACCACGCCATGCACGGCCACGCGCCGGAGGACGCCGCGCTGATGGCGGAGTGTCCCTTGCTGACGCCGAGCTGGCGTGACTCGCTCCGCAGACGCGCGCAAGGCAACCGGGGAGACGACCGCCCGCGGCTGGTGGGCCCCAACACCGCCGACTGA